Sequence from the Thermodesulfobacteriota bacterium genome:
CTCACTTCTACCAAGGAAATAGTAAAGCTTCTTTTAAACTCTCCGATTCCAGTGGTTGTTTATGTATCCCCAAGCGGCGCTTCAGCCACATCAGCAGGAGTGTTTATTACAATGGCGGCTAATGTCGCGGCAATGGCCCCTGGAACCAGCATAGGCGCTGCCGCTCCCGTATCACTTAGCCCGCGAGGTAAGCAGCCTGAAAATAAAGACCAGTCTCCGAGTACGGACAAGAAGGATGAAAAGGAAGGGAAATCAGAGGAAAAAACTAATGAAGATGTAATGAGCGAGAAAATTGAAAATTATGCTTCTTCATTTATTGAGAGTATTGCTGAGCATAGAGGACGTAATGTAGAGTGGGCGATTGATGCAGTTAGAGAGAGCGATTCCATAACTGCGACCAAGGCGCTTGAGTTAAAAGTAATAGATATTGTATCTCCTAGCTTAAGTGAACTGCAAACACAGATAAACGGTATGAAAGTTAATGTGCCCAGCGGCGAAGTCACACTTAACACAAAAGACGCCAAGATTGAAAGGATTTCCATGAGCCCCAAACAAAAGTTAATTGATGTATTAAGCACCCCAGATATCGCATTTCTTTTATTATCCTTAGGCTCACTTGGTCTTTTGTTAGAATTCTATAACCCTGGACTAATTTTCCCTGGAGTAGCCGGAGTAGTTTGCCTAATGTTGGGCTTTGTATCATTTCAGATTCTTCCATTTAACTACGCAGGAGTTGTGCTTCTAGCGGTTGCTCTTGGGTTGTTTATAACAGAGGTCTATGTGTCTAGCTACGGGCTTTTGACGACAGGAGGGGTTATAAGCTTTGCACTGGGAGCGCTGTTATTGTTTGACACTCCTGACTCTGATGTCAGAGTAGGGTACGGAGTAGTAATAGCCTCTACGGCTGCTATAGTTCTATTTTTCGGCTATGTGCTGTTCTATTTAATCAGAGCTCAAAAGCTGG
This genomic interval carries:
- a CDS encoding nodulation protein NfeD, whose translation is MLKRLSILLILMSAFSFYLSYADTDKEPAEKEQNSTDTLPPNDIVLIQINGTINPATLDYIKAGLNEAEAKSAGALFILLDTPGGLLTSTKEIVKLLLNSPIPVVVYVSPSGASATSAGVFITMAANVAAMAPGTSIGAAAPVSLSPRGKQPENKDQSPSTDKKDEKEGKSEEKTNEDVMSEKIENYASSFIESIAEHRGRNVEWAIDAVRESDSITATKALELKVIDIVSPSLSELQTQINGMKVNVPSGEVTLNTKDAKIERISMSPKQKLIDVLSTPDIAFLLLSLGSLGLLLEFYNPGLIFPGVAGVVCLMLGFVSFQILPFNYAGVVLLAVALGLFITEVYVSSYGLLTTGGVISFALGALLLFDTPDSDVRVGYGVVIASTAAIVLFFGYVLFYLIRAQKLAPQMGMEGIVGQEGTAASDILQSGKVYIMGEYWDAQSDQPISDGDKIKVVESKKGFKLKVEKI